The stretch of DNA CGGGATGGGGTTCGCTCGCGCGATCGAGTAGGATTGCAAACGATGCCGGTTCTGCGACGGATCACACTCACGGCACTGGCCGCGCTGCTGGCGCTGGGCGCCTGTGATCGCCGGCCGCCGCCGGACTGGCGTCTCGATCGCGGCTGCGTGATCGACGCGCCGTCGACCGACGAGACCTGCAATCCGGGACAATGCCTGCAACTGCTCGATTACCCTTACAGCCCGGGCGGCTGCGATGAGTACGGCCTGCCGGTGGACGACTATTGCGAATTCATCGCGCTGGCGACCCGCCACGCCCAGCCGATGGGGCGCAAGCGCCTCAAACAACGCCTGCTGTCGCGCAGCCCGGCGCAAACAATGCGGCAGATCGACGGGCCCCTGCTGGCCGACACGATCGTCGACGCGCTGAACATCGGTTTTTTACTCGAAGGCCTGGAGCGCCGCCCGCTGCACGTCTACCTGCTGAAACAGGAGCTGCACTGGGAATACGAGCGCAGCGACCTGCTGTTCGTCGACCCCTACGTCGGCGCGTTCCATTGCCTGCTGCTGATCCCGCGCGGGCCGGGCCCGTTCCCGGCGTTGATCGCCCTCCACGGGCACGGCGAGAGCCCGGAGCTGTTCGTACACGAGCACTACGGCGGCCAGCTCGCCGCGTCGGGCTACATTGTGCTCATTCCCGAGCTGCGCTGCTCGGACGCGGACGCCTGGGAGGACCTGGCCGCGAGCGAGCTGCTGCTGCAGGGCTTTTCGCTGCTCGGGCTGCACGCCTACGAGGCGTTGCTCGGCCAACGCTTTCTCGAGACCCTGGCCGAGCTCGATCCGGGCCGCGTGGGCCTGGTCGGCCACTCCGGCGGCAGCGTGCTGGGCAACCTGCTGGTCTGGATCGATCCGCGCATCGGCTGTTACGTCAGCGACTGCCAAGGAAGCTACCTCAGCCTCGAGGCACGCAGCGGCCGACTGCTCGACGAGATGCTCCCGGCGCTGCACCCCTTTGCCGAAAACATCAACCGGCTACAATCCTGCCCGGCCCGCGTTTACGAGGCGCCCTACGGATTTGCCGACAACGGCGAGGACCTCTTTGAGTTTTTAGGTCGATGTCTGTAGCTTGGTCATCGTCGGCAACAAATAGGAAAAACTCAAAGGACAGGCCTATGACCCTACAGAAGCAGGGCCCGAGGACAATCAGGCTCGATGTGGACGCCGCGGCGCGGACCATCGGGTTCAATACTGCATCGAGTCCGACCCAGGCGCACTTGCGATTGGCGCGCTACTACTCCTCGCCGCTGTTGATGGGGCCACCGCGCTCGGAGCTGCTGTTGCAGATGTTGGCGCAGATGTTCGACGAGAACGAGGCCGACCTGGTCCAGCACCTGCCGCCGCTGCGACCGCGCAGCGCACAGAAGGTCGCGGCCAAGTCCGGCCGTCCGCTGCACGAGGTCGAGGCGCTGCTGGACAGCCTGGCGCTGACCAAAAAAGTGATCCTTGCCGCGGGCAGCCCGCGCAAATACACGATCCTGCCCATCGTGCCCGGGACCTTTGAGATGGCGCTGATGACCTCCGACATCGGCTCGTACAACTCCTGGCACCAACGATTTGCCGAGCTATTCGAGGAGCTGTTCGAGACCCGCTACTACGTCGATTACCCAGGCTCGCGCCACTCGTCGCTGGTGCGTTACCTGCCTGTGGGACAGGTGGCGCCCAGTTTGCGTTCGGCCTGGCCCAGCGACCTGCTCGAACAGGTGCTCGAACCCTTTGACGACTTCGCCGTGGGCCACTGCCAGTGCCGAATCGCAATGCAGCTGGTGGGCAAGGGCTGCGGCAAGCCTACCGAGAACTGCACGGTGTTCGGCCCGATGGTCAAGCCGATGGTCGAGCGCGGAATGATGCGCCGTATTGACCGCGACGAGCTGATCTCCATTAAACGCGAGGCCGAGCAGGCAGGCTGCGTAACCTGGATGATGAACTCCGGCGACATTGACAAGGGGAACGGCAGCTGCTCGTGCTGCGGCTGCTGTTGTCACGCGTTACGCATGGTGCGCGACTTCAACACGCCGGGCCTAATCAGCGTGCCGCACTTCCTGCCCGCGCTCGATGCGCAAAGCTGCAACTCCTGCGGTTCGTGCGTGCGGATCTGCCCAATGGACGCCTGGACCCTGGCCGACGGCCATCCGCTGTTCGATCGCGCGCGCTGCATCGGCTGCGGCCTGTGCGTCACCGCCTGCAAGCAAGACGCGCTGCACCTCGAGCCGCTGGACGAGGCCAAGCCGCCCACGGGCTCTTGGAACGGCCTGCTGCTTAAAGGTCTGCCCAGCTATCTGGGCAACAGCGTGCGCGTCTGGGCCGGACGGCTGTTCGGCTGAGGACTGAATCCCGCAGTGGGCCGTGCTATGCTGCGGCCGAACTCAGAACGGGAGAGCGAGCAATGATCGAGCGACTTAGATCCCTATCGATATTTCTGCTGATAATATTGGCCGTCGTCCTGCTGTCGGTTGCCTGCGATGGCGACGACGATGACGACGATGCGTCCGACGACGATTCGACGGATGACGATGACGAGCAGCCTGTTGACCCCTACCAGGGCATGGCGCCCTCGGGTCCGCCCCTGGACGATATCCTGGGGATCTCGAGCCACTTAAGCCGCGGCACGGGCTACAGCTGGACCCGCGAGTTCGAGCTCGAGCGCCTAAAACGCGCGGGGGTGGACATCGTACGCACCGACTTCCACTGGAGAACCATCGAGGCCCAGGACGACGTCTGGTACTTCGACGGCTACGACACGATGGTCGATCTGGTGAACGACAGCTCGATGCGGGTCAACGCGATTCTCGATTTCGGCGTGGACTGGGCCATGCCCGGCGGCAGCCACAACGAGATCGACCCGGCGAAGTGGGCCGACTACACCGGAACCCTGGCCGCGCATTATGCCGATCGCATCGACCTCTACGAGGTCTGGAACGAACAAAACACCGGGCGCTTTTGGAAGCCCGAGCCCAATCCGCAACATTATGGACTGCTGCTCGAGGCGGCTTACGACGCGGTACACGAGGCCGACGACTCGGCCACGGTGATCTTCGGCGGCATAGCGGCCTGGATCGACGGTACGCTGAGCCCCGACGGGATGTGGGAATTTCTGCTACAGGTCTGGCAGGAACACCCCGATGTCTGCGAGCACTTCGACGCCTTGGCGATTCACCCCTATGCTTTCTTTCAGCAGTCGCGTCCCGAGCATGAAGTGCCGCTGCTGGGCATCAGCTACCCCAGCCTGCACCGACTGCTGGACCAGGCGTATTGGACCCTCGATCGCGTGGGCTGCCCGGACAAGCCGATCTATCTGACCGAAATGGGCTGGCCCGACTACTTCCTGACCAAAGAATGCCAGGCCGCGTATTTGGCGCGCAGCGTGATGATCAGCGCCAGCCGCGGTGTGGTCGGCTACTACTGGTATACGTTCTGGGACGGCTCGGGCAACTCCGAGCTGATCACCGAGGACTTCTTCGGACTCTACACCTGGCCCGGCGACGATCCGCAGCCCAAGCCCTCGTACTCCGCGCTGATGGGTCTCCACCAGGCGCTGGGTGATCAAAGCTACGCCGGCGACCTGGCCGCGGCCCTGGATTGGCCCGAGAACCTCTATGCCCATGCGTTCGCAAACGAGAACGGTCAGTGGGCCGTGGGCCTGTGGCGCTCGGACTTCGACCTGTTCAAGTCCGAGATCGTCAGCGTGCCACTGCACCCCGACGCGAGCGGAACCTGGTGGCTCTACGACCAGATGGGGAACTTGATCGGCTCGGGCGACGCGTCCGCAGGGGCAGTCGAGGTCTTAATCAGCGGCGAGGTGAGCTACCTGAAATTCACGGTCGAGTAGCGGCACCTTTTAGGTGGCTCGAAGCCGCCTACCCTACGAGCTCGGCGCGTTTTCGCGGGCGTCTGGTGCGGGACGAGTCGTCCTGCAGCACGTTGCGCACGAAGCTCTGGATCTCGTCCTGGACCACGCCGATGGGGGTCATGCGTCTGATCCAGGAGTCGGTCTGCAAAACCAGCAGCGGGATTCCCGCGCGACGCATCAGCTCCTTGCGTAAAATCTCGACCACGCTCCAGGTCTGTTTACAGGCGTGGTGTCCGCAGTAGATCACCGAATCCGCGCCCAGGTCGTGCACCGCGTGCAGCACGTCCTCGACCCAACACTGGGACATCGATGACCCACCCATCTGCCTGGTCATCGGCATGTTGGAGGCCTCGAGGGCCATGCCGCGCACCATTGAGTCCAGCGACGTGGTGTCGATCGGCTGCGGACAGAACAGGTCGAGGATATCGCCCATGTGGCTAATCCCCTGCTCCTCGGACCAGTTGAACAGTCCGGAGAAGTCAAAGTAGATGCTGGTGTAGCCCCACAGACAGCGCGCCCGTTCGCGCTTGGCCGGGTACTCGCCGCGCCTCAGCCGATCCTTGGCCACGTCAACGAGTTTTTGCAGCATCTCGATCCCCTGGTCCGTGCCCCAGGTGCTGAAGCGCACGCCGTAAATCAGCATTGAGAACAGGTTGGGCACAGGCGAAGGCCGGGCCTTGCGCAGTTCCCACAGCTCCCAGTACAGCTCGGTGCAGCGGTTGGAGCGCTGCACCACCGGCCGCAGCATCTCCTCGGTCAGCTTCCGGCCGCACAGGTTCTCAAGTCCCCTGATCAGCGAGCGATAGTTCGCCACGTACAGCTCGCGTCCGCGCGGAGTATCGTCCACCGGCTTTTCCAAGATCAGCTGCGGGATATCCAACTGCACTGACACGAACTCGTGGATCTTGGCGTTGGCGTCGCAGCCGCCGGGTCCGGCTGAGATCAACGCGTCGGGCCGCAGTGACGCGCCGGAGAGCAGCGAGCCCAGCTCGATGCTGCTCGAGCTGCAGATGTGGTCGGGCAGACCCAGGCCGATGGCCGCGTCAAAGTAGCGTTCGCCCTGCCCCTCGAGGCCGACCACGCCGATGGTGGTCAGCAGCTCGCAGGTCAGCACCCGGGCATTGTCAAAGACTGTAACCAGCTCCGGCGGGAAGTTAAATGGCGCCAGAATCACGTACTCATCGCCCTGTGACGCGCGCCGCGCGTCGATCAGCCAACGGCCGATCATCTTCAAAAACGGGATGCTCGCCTCGCGTACGTGCGGCGCGAGGAATGCGCCCAAGCCGGCGGCCGGATCGCGCGGCAGCAGGCTCAGCAGCCCCTCGAGCTCCTCGTCGCTGATCGAATCGCCGATGCGTAGCGTCAGGCCGAACAGATCGGACGCGCGCTCGAACAGCCCGGTGCTATACGGATCGTTCATCGACTGAGATTGAGCGACCGTCAATCTTTGATCTGCGGCTCGAGCGCCTTGGTCTTGCCGATATAGAAGCGGTCCTCCCACAGCGCCTGTGGGTCGGGGCTCATCGCCACGGTCTTGTTATAGATCGCTCGCGCCTTGCCCCACTGTTCCTCTTCGATGTAGAGCTCGAGCAGGTAGAAATTGGTGCGCGGGATGCTCTGCGACTTGAGAAAATTCTCCTCAGCCTTTTCCGGATCGTACTTCGGCCAGGGCAGGCTCTGGTAGTAGCGCCCCATGGCGCGGTACGGGCCGCCGCGGTCGAAATCGCCGTTGATCGCGATGGCGCGGTTGCACGACTGCTCGTAATTTTTGCCCAGTCCCTGAGTCAAGGCGCGCAGGATGCCGATCCCCTTGCCCTTCTCTCCAAGACAGATGCACTTGTAGTAGTGCCCCTCAACGCCGCCGGGATTGAGCGCCGCGGCCTTTGTGCCCCAGTCCTCGCCGATCTGGCCCCACTGCTTGTCGACCTGCTTATCCTCGGTGCGGTCGCAGACCCAGAAAGCCGCGCGCGATGCGCGCCACGCCGCGTCGTACGATCCGTCGACGTCGAACGCCGATTGGGACATCCCGAACATCTTCTTTCCGCTGTCCATGCTGCCGATGCGGTCAACCCACAGTTGGTCGACCGTTGCCAATATCGACGCCGCGTCCTGAGAAACCACGGCCGCGGAAGTAAGCAGCACTGCGACCGCCAGAATGATCATCAGCTTGCGCATCGGTCTTCCCCCCATGTTCAATACATTCATCCGATAATTTTATCACAGCACGAATACGATTTGGCAGCCCGCGTGCAGTGCGGCGAGAGCTGGGTTAGAATCCCGCGAAATAATCGGAGAACAATGATGGACGTTTACGAACAACTACGGCAGGTGCTCGACGCCCACCCCTCCAGCGCACCGAGTTCTCCGGCTTTCGACGAGATCCTGCGCATTCTGTTCAGCGAGGACGAGGCCGCCCTGGCCGCGGCCATGAGCTTTCGGCCCCAGCCAGTGGAAAAAATTGCCACGGCCGCGCAGCTCGATCCGGACACTACCGGCCAGATGCTCGAACGCCTGGCCGACCGGGCGCTGGTTTTTTGCCGCCGCAAGGAAGGCCGCGCGCTATACGGTCTGCTGCCAACGATCCCCGGGCTGTTCGAGTTCCCGTTCATGCGCGGTAAAAATACGCCCGAGCTCGAACGGCTGGCCGAGCTGTGGGAACGCTACCACCACGACGGGTTGGGCGACCAGTTCTGCGGCAATCCTACTCCGCCGATGCGAGTGGTGCCCGTCGAGAAATCGGTAAACGCCGAGCTGCACGTGCACCCCTACGAGGTGGTGGCCAATCTGGTGCGCGGCGCGGATTACATCGCGCTTACCAAATGCGCCTGCCGCGTAAGCGTGGCCAAGTGCGAGCGCCCGCTGGAGGTCTGCATTATCTTCGGCCCGCCGGCCGAGTTCCTGGTCGAACGCGGCTACGCGCGCCATGTTGACCACGACGAGGCGCTGCGCGCCCTGGAGCTGTCCGAGGCCGCGGGCCTGGTGCACACCAGCAACAACAGCGCCGACCGCGCCAACCTGATCTGCAACTGCTGTTCGTGCTGCTGTACGGTGCTGCGCGGCCTGACCCAGGTGGGCAATCCTCACGCCATCGCCACCAGCGCATTTGTCGCCGCAATCGACGCGCAAGCCTGCACCGGCTGCGCTGTTTGCGCGGACGACCGCTGCCCGATCGAGGCGATCGTTGTAACCGACGGCACGGCGTTGGTCGACGCCGAGCGCTGCATCGGCTGCGGCCTGTGCGTCTCGACCTGTCCGGCAAATGCGATCCGCCTGCGCGAGCGCGAGCAGCGTCCGGCGATCTGCGAAACGGTGCAACAGATGGGCCTGCAGATGGCCCAGGAAAAAGGTCGGCTGGAACGATTGATCGAGATCATGTCGCGCTGAGGCTTCGCGCCGGCCGGGATTGCCCCTTGCGCGTCGAGGATGTAAATTCTCATGAGCTGATTTCGATCCATAATTACATCTGCGAGGTTGACTTCGATGCCGCGACGCGACGACATCCGCAAAGTGCTGATCATCGGTTCTGGTCCGATCATCATCGGCCAGGCCTGTGAATTCGACTATTCGGGGACCCAGGCCTGTAAGGCCCTACGTCAACTGGGTTACGAGATCGTGCTGGTCAACTCCAACCCGGCGACTATCATGACCGATCCGGGGATGGCCGACGCGACTTACATCGAGCCGTTGACCGTGGAGAAGCTCGAGCTGATCATCGCCAAGGAACGGCCCGACGCGGTGCTGCCCAACCTCGGCGGCCAGACCGGACTCAATCTAACATCCGCGCTTCACCGCAACGGCGTTCTCGATAAATACGGCGTGCAAATCATCGGCGTGCAGGCCGACGCCATCGAGCGCGGCGAAGACCGCATCGAGTTTAAACGCACGATGGAAAGCATCGACGTAGAGATGCCGCGCAGCGAGGCCACAACCACGGTCGAGGGCGCCGAGCTGATCGCCGAACAACTGGGCTACCCGGTTGTGGTGCGACCGGCCTATACAATGGGCGGCACGGGCGGCGGCCTGGTGTGGAACCTCGAGGAGCTGAAAATCATCGCCTCCCGCGGTATCGCGGCGAGCATGGTCGGTCAGATTTTGATCGAGGAGTCGGTGCTCGGCTGGGAAGAGCTCGAGCTGGAAGTGGTGCGCGACGCGCAGGGTAAAAAGATCACTGTCTGCTTCATCGAGAACGTCGACGCGATGGGCGTACACACCGGCGACAGCTACTGCACCGCGCCGATGCTGACGATCTCCCCGGAACTGCAGCAGCGGCTGCAGGAGATCTCCTACCGCATTGTCGACGCCATCGGCGTCACCGGCGGGACCAACGTCCAGTTCGCCCACGATCCGCAGAGCGACCGGATAGTGGTAATCGAGATCAACCCGCGCACCTCGCGCTCGTCGGCCCTGGCCTCCAAGGCCACGGGGTTCCCGATCGCCCTGGTCTCCTCCAAGCTCGCCGGCGGGCTGGATCTGTCGGAAATCCCCTACTGGCGCGACGGCACGCTGGATCGCTATACGCCCTCGGGCGACTACGTGGTGGTCAAGTTCGCGCGCTGGGCGT from Candidatus Alcyoniella australis encodes:
- a CDS encoding 4Fe-4S binding protein — protein: MTLQKQGPRTIRLDVDAAARTIGFNTASSPTQAHLRLARYYSSPLLMGPPRSELLLQMLAQMFDENEADLVQHLPPLRPRSAQKVAAKSGRPLHEVEALLDSLALTKKVILAAGSPRKYTILPIVPGTFEMALMTSDIGSYNSWHQRFAELFEELFETRYYVDYPGSRHSSLVRYLPVGQVAPSLRSAWPSDLLEQVLEPFDDFAVGHCQCRIAMQLVGKGCGKPTENCTVFGPMVKPMVERGMMRRIDRDELISIKREAEQAGCVTWMMNSGDIDKGNGSCSCCGCCCHALRMVRDFNTPGLISVPHFLPALDAQSCNSCGSCVRICPMDAWTLADGHPLFDRARCIGCGLCVTACKQDALHLEPLDEAKPPTGSWNGLLLKGLPSYLGNSVRVWAGRLFG
- a CDS encoding 2-hydroxyacyl-CoA dehydratase family protein, with translation MNDPYSTGLFERASDLFGLTLRIGDSISDEELEGLLSLLPRDPAAGLGAFLAPHVREASIPFLKMIGRWLIDARRASQGDEYVILAPFNFPPELVTVFDNARVLTCELLTTIGVVGLEGQGERYFDAAIGLGLPDHICSSSSIELGSLLSGASLRPDALISAGPGGCDANAKIHEFVSVQLDIPQLILEKPVDDTPRGRELYVANYRSLIRGLENLCGRKLTEEMLRPVVQRSNRCTELYWELWELRKARPSPVPNLFSMLIYGVRFSTWGTDQGIEMLQKLVDVAKDRLRRGEYPAKRERARCLWGYTSIYFDFSGLFNWSEEQGISHMGDILDLFCPQPIDTTSLDSMVRGMALEASNMPMTRQMGGSSMSQCWVEDVLHAVHDLGADSVIYCGHHACKQTWSVVEILRKELMRRAGIPLLVLQTDSWIRRMTPIGVVQDEIQSFVRNVLQDDSSRTRRPRKRAELVG
- a CDS encoding 4Fe-4S binding protein, producing the protein MDVYEQLRQVLDAHPSSAPSSPAFDEILRILFSEDEAALAAAMSFRPQPVEKIATAAQLDPDTTGQMLERLADRALVFCRRKEGRALYGLLPTIPGLFEFPFMRGKNTPELERLAELWERYHHDGLGDQFCGNPTPPMRVVPVEKSVNAELHVHPYEVVANLVRGADYIALTKCACRVSVAKCERPLEVCIIFGPPAEFLVERGYARHVDHDEALRALELSEAAGLVHTSNNSADRANLICNCCSCCCTVLRGLTQVGNPHAIATSAFVAAIDAQACTGCAVCADDRCPIEAIVVTDGTALVDAERCIGCGLCVSTCPANAIRLREREQRPAICETVQQMGLQMAQEKGRLERLIEIMSR